The following coding sequences are from one Novosphingobium sp. KACC 22771 window:
- a CDS encoding glycosyltransferase, whose amino-acid sequence MRHAHREMLICDLTQSYAPVGGGGVSTYLREKRRYILEQTGHRLLQIVPGPEDRVVERGRHIWVEVGAEQVRGSPNYRFILRTGAVREVLEHFRPDVIESLCPWVLPWTAINYRRAHPETALVAGYHTDFPNVHIHRVGEQLFGRRMADGLRAIGVAYAQKTYGAFDRLYALNDPVREQLAEWGIDHVDVLSLGVDTEQFSPARRDPHFREKLGLAGDGPLLIYAGRIDNEKRAHRLVEMFRRLPSEMGAAMVMLGDGKLRDRLIRETRGMAVALPGFVDDRDALAVALASSDIYVSAMADETFGISVIEAQASGLPVVGVASGAMPARVPTGLGRLGPVDDAAAMAEHVQALWRGDYRAMGAAARNHVVQRFSWNKTFAQLVNEVYPAAAMRALERRSAVYRWAEHRLPELVRSAG is encoded by the coding sequence ATGCGTCATGCCCACCGAGAAATGTTGATTTGCGACCTCACCCAATCCTATGCACCCGTCGGTGGCGGCGGGGTCAGCACCTATCTGCGTGAAAAGCGGCGCTATATTCTTGAACAGACCGGGCATCGCCTGCTCCAGATCGTGCCCGGACCGGAAGATCGCGTGGTCGAACGCGGGCGGCATATCTGGGTCGAGGTCGGCGCCGAACAGGTGCGCGGCAGCCCCAATTACCGCTTCATCCTGCGCACCGGCGCGGTGCGCGAGGTGCTCGAACATTTCCGGCCCGATGTCATCGAATCGCTCTGCCCGTGGGTTTTGCCTTGGACCGCGATCAATTATCGCCGCGCCCATCCCGAAACCGCGCTGGTGGCCGGGTATCATACCGATTTTCCCAATGTGCATATCCACCGCGTGGGCGAGCAATTGTTCGGCCGCCGCATGGCCGATGGCCTGCGCGCGATCGGCGTGGCCTATGCGCAAAAGACCTATGGCGCTTTTGACCGCCTCTATGCGCTCAACGATCCCGTGCGCGAACAATTGGCAGAGTGGGGCATCGATCATGTCGATGTGCTCTCGCTGGGCGTGGATACCGAGCAGTTCAGCCCGGCGCGGCGCGATCCCCATTTCCGCGAAAAGCTGGGGCTGGCCGGCGATGGGCCGCTGCTGATCTATGCCGGGCGCATCGACAATGAAAAGCGCGCGCATCGGCTGGTCGAAATGTTCCGCCGTCTGCCGTCTGAAATGGGCGCGGCGATGGTCATGCTGGGCGACGGCAAACTGCGCGACCGGCTGATTCGCGAGACGCGCGGGATGGCCGTGGCGCTGCCGGGCTTTGTCGATGATCGCGATGCGCTGGCGGTCGCGCTGGCTTCTTCGGACATTTATGTCTCGGCGATGGCGGATGAAACCTTCGGCATTTCGGTGATCGAGGCGCAGGCCAGCGGGTTGCCCGTGGTGGGCGTGGCCAGCGGGGCGATGCCTGCGCGCGTGCCTACGGGGCTGGGGCGACTTGGCCCGGTGGACGATGCCGCCGCGATGGCCGAGCATGTTCAGGCGCTGTGGCGCGGCGATTATCGCGCCATGGGCGCGGCGGCGCGCAACCATGTGGTGCAGCGCTTCAGCTGGAACAAGACCTTTGCCCAACTGGTGAACGAGGTCTATCCGGCCGCGGCGATGCGCGCGCTCGAACGGCGCTCGGCGGTCTATCGCTGGGCCGAACATCGCCTGCCCGAACTGGTGCGTTCGGCGGGATAG
- a CDS encoding zinc-finger domain-containing protein — MSDQPETVTVHTTRVHCDGAEAIRTDGTFKPSALGHPRVYLEIDERGFVDCPYCDKRFVLDQAHAHH, encoded by the coding sequence ATGAGCGACCAGCCCGAAACCGTCACCGTTCACACCACCCGCGTTCACTGCGATGGCGCCGAAGCGATCCGTACCGATGGCACGTTCAAGCCCTCGGCGCTGGGTCATCCGCGCGTCTATCTCGAAATCGACGAGCGTGGCTTCGTGGATTGCCCCTATTGCGACAAGCGCTTTGTGCTGGATCAGGCCCACGCTCATCATTGA
- the tldD gene encoding metalloprotease TldD encodes MTFSADPRSLLYRPGQLEPDEARALVGRTLAQCDDGELYLQFIASEAFGFDDGRLKTCDYSREAGFGLRGVSGEMTGFAHANEISAAAIARAGETLTLLDPATGQRSAPPVRTNRHLYTDASPLDGVEFAAKVALLEQIDAAARARDPRVAQVSASISGSWSVVEILRADADAVTDIRPLVRLNVSIVAEQNGRRETGSFGIGGRYLYDDLMKPETWNRAIDAALAQALVNLESVAAPAGEMTVLLAPGWPGVLLHEAVGHGLEGDFNRKGTSAFSGRLGERVAAPGVTVVDDGSIAGRRGSLSIDDEGTPTQENVLIEDGILKGYLQDRLNARLMGVAPTGNGRRENYAHAPMPRMTNTFMRAGNDDPAELLSRVKNGIFAKSFGGGQVDITSGKFVFSCTEAYRIENGKLGAPIKGATLIGDGPSVLTRVTGIGNDLALDEGVGICGKGGQSVPAGVGQPTLLVEGLTVGGTG; translated from the coding sequence ATGACCTTTTCTGCCGATCCCCGCTCGCTGCTCTATCGCCCCGGCCAGCTTGAACCCGATGAGGCCCGCGCTCTGGTGGGCCGCACCTTGGCCCAATGCGACGATGGCGAGCTATACCTGCAATTCATCGCGTCCGAGGCCTTTGGCTTTGACGACGGGCGGCTGAAAACCTGCGATTACAGCCGCGAGGCGGGCTTTGGCCTGCGCGGCGTGTCGGGCGAAATGACCGGCTTTGCCCATGCCAACGAGATTTCCGCCGCCGCCATCGCGCGCGCGGGCGAAACCCTCACCCTGCTCGACCCGGCGACCGGTCAGCGATCCGCGCCCCCGGTGCGCACCAATCGCCACCTTTATACCGATGCCTCGCCGCTCGATGGCGTGGAATTTGCCGCCAAGGTTGCGCTGCTCGAACAGATCGACGCCGCCGCCCGCGCCCGCGACCCTCGCGTGGCGCAGGTCTCGGCCTCGATTTCCGGCTCATGGTCAGTGGTGGAAATCCTGCGCGCCGATGCCGACGCCGTCACCGACATTCGCCCGCTGGTGCGTTTGAACGTCTCGATCGTGGCCGAACAGAACGGGCGGCGCGAAACGGGCAGCTTCGGGATCGGCGGGCGCTATCTCTATGACGACCTGATGAAGCCGGAAACGTGGAACCGGGCCATTGACGCCGCGCTGGCGCAGGCGTTGGTCAATCTGGAATCGGTGGCCGCGCCTGCGGGCGAAATGACCGTGCTGCTGGCGCCGGGCTGGCCGGGGGTGCTGCTGCATGAGGCGGTGGGTCACGGGCTGGAAGGCGATTTCAACCGCAAGGGCACCAGCGCTTTCTCGGGCCGTCTGGGCGAGCGGGTGGCCGCGCCCGGCGTGACCGTGGTGGACGATGGCAGCATTGCCGGGCGGCGCGGTTCGCTGAGCATCGATGATGAAGGCACGCCGACGCAGGAAAACGTGCTGATCGAGGATGGCATCCTTAAGGGCTATCTTCAGGATCGCCTCAACGCCCGCCTGATGGGGGTGGCCCCCACCGGCAACGGGCGGCGCGAGAATTACGCCCATGCGCCCATGCCGCGCATGACCAACACCTTTATGCGGGCCGGGAATGACGATCCCGCCGAATTGCTGAGTCGCGTCAAAAACGGCATTTTCGCCAAGAGCTTTGGCGGCGGGCAGGTGGACATCACCAGCGGCAAATTCGTCTTTTCCTGCACCGAGGCCTATCGCATCGAGAATGGCAAGCTGGGCGCGCCGATCAAGGGCGCGACGCTGATCGGCGACGGGCCTTCGGTGCTCACCCGCGTCACCGGCATCGGCAATGACCTCGCGCTGGACGAAGGCGTGGGCATTTGCGGCAAGGGCGGCCAGTCGGTGCCCGCAGGTGTGGGCCAACCCACCCTGCTGGTCGAAGGGCTGACGGTAGGCGGCACGGGTTGA
- the guaA gene encoding glutamine-hydrolyzing GMP synthase, with protein MTVQPSDSILIVDFGSQVTQLIARRVREAGVYSEIAPFSMAEAAYERMQPKGIILSGSPASVLDANGPRIPQVILDSGLPILGICYGQQSLMHQLGGEVLLGDSGEFGRAFIDINDTCALFNGLWSVGEKHQVWMSHGDKVTSLAPGFRPVASSAGAPFAVIANDEKRIYAMQFHPEVVHTPDGGKLLKNFVRHVCGLKGDWTMAEFRKTKIAEIREQVGSGRVICGLSGGVDSAVAAVLIHEAIGEQLTCVYVDHGLMRMGESEQVVSLFRGHFNIPLVHVDASTLFMKGLEGVTDPEAKRKFIGKTFIDVFEDEAKKIGGADFLAQGTLYPDVIESVSFTGGPSVTIKSHHNVGGLPERMNMKLVEPLRELFKDEVRDLGRELGLPDIFVGRHPFPGPGLAIRIPGEVSRERADILRKADAVYLEEIRNAGLYDAIWQAFAVLLPVKTVGVMGDGRTYDHVCALRAVTSTDGMTADIYPFDAAFLSRVATRIINEVKGINRVVYDYTSKPPGTIEWE; from the coding sequence ATGACTGTCCAGCCCTCCGACTCCATCCTCATCGTCGATTTCGGCAGCCAGGTGACCCAGCTGATCGCACGCCGCGTGCGCGAGGCGGGCGTCTATTCCGAAATCGCTCCCTTCAGCATGGCCGAGGCCGCCTATGAGCGGATGCAGCCCAAAGGCATCATCCTGTCGGGTTCGCCCGCCAGCGTGCTCGATGCCAATGGCCCGCGCATCCCGCAAGTGATCCTCGATTCCGGCCTGCCTATTCTCGGCATCTGCTATGGCCAGCAAAGCCTGATGCATCAGCTGGGCGGCGAGGTGCTGCTGGGCGATTCGGGCGAATTCGGCCGCGCCTTTATCGACATCAACGACACTTGCGCGCTGTTTAACGGCCTGTGGTCGGTGGGTGAAAAGCATCAGGTGTGGATGAGCCACGGCGACAAGGTGACCAGCCTGGCCCCCGGCTTCCGCCCGGTGGCCTCCTCGGCGGGCGCGCCCTTTGCGGTGATCGCCAATGACGAAAAGCGCATCTATGCGATGCAGTTCCACCCCGAGGTGGTCCACACGCCCGATGGCGGCAAGCTGCTCAAGAACTTTGTGCGTCACGTCTGCGGCCTCAAGGGCGATTGGACGATGGCCGAATTCCGCAAGACCAAGATTGCGGAAATCCGCGAGCAGGTCGGTTCGGGCCGGGTGATCTGCGGATTGTCGGGCGGCGTCGATTCGGCGGTGGCCGCGGTGCTGATCCATGAGGCGATCGGCGAGCAGCTCACCTGCGTTTACGTTGACCACGGCCTGATGCGCATGGGCGAGAGCGAGCAGGTGGTCAGCCTGTTCCGCGGCCATTTCAACATTCCGCTGGTCCATGTCGATGCCTCGACCCTGTTCATGAAGGGCCTTGAGGGCGTCACCGATCCTGAAGCCAAGCGCAAGTTCATCGGCAAGACCTTCATCGACGTGTTCGAGGATGAGGCCAAGAAGATCGGCGGCGCCGACTTCCTCGCGCAAGGCACACTCTATCCCGACGTCATCGAATCGGTCAGCTTCACCGGCGGGCCGAGCGTGACGATCAAGAGCCACCACAACGTCGGCGGCCTGCCCGAGCGCATGAACATGAAGCTGGTCGAGCCGCTGCGCGAACTCTTCAAGGACGAAGTGCGCGATCTGGGCCGCGAACTGGGCCTGCCCGACATTTTCGTGGGCCGCCATCCGTTCCCCGGGCCGGGCCTCGCCATCCGCATCCCCGGCGAGGTCAGCCGCGAGCGTGCCGATATCCTGCGCAAGGCCGATGCGGTCTATCTTGAGGAAATCCGCAATGCGGGCCTCTATGACGCCATCTGGCAGGCGTTTGCCGTGCTGCTGCCGGTCAAGACCGTGGGCGTGATGGGCGACGGGCGCACCTATGATCATGTCTGCGCGCTGCGCGCCGTGACCAGCACCGATGGCATGACCGCCGACATCTATCCCTTCGACGCGGCCTTCCTGTCGCGCGTGGCGACCCGGATCATCAACGAGGTCAAGGGCATCAACCGCGTGGTCTATGACTATACGTCGAAGCCGCCCGGCACGATCGAGTGGGAATAA
- a CDS encoding TonB-dependent receptor, producing MKLTRITPVCALAAIAAALAAPAPVLAASNTVADDAGAEQDAIHSGPPAEIVVSGVLPRSQQDILSGVAVLKGAHLDQALRSSIGETLAHTPGVTATSFGPTASRPVLRGMQGERVRVLVDGIGSIDVSNTSADHAPAVNPLLAERIEVLRGPQALLYGSAAVGGVVNVIDRRIPTEVPKEPIHIGALASYGSAANEKSLAGTVDVPLGGGWVAHADGSRAVSDDMKIGGYVLTPALRAQALATAASGAGDPDIDYTANANARGRLANTAAKSWDAGAGLAYIGAQGSIGVAYSHKDSLYGVPSRLATAPDQEQESPRIKLQQDRWDARAEIRPAGGAIDKIAARFGYAAYQHAELAPDGSVGTRFFNHGIEGRLEVTQSKLGGWQGASGVQYVSRDFNVIGDEAFLPRNSTQQLGLFTLQSFDAGAVKFEAGGRYEHSKLSSMPLPDQPQFWGGSRSFDTFSFSGGATWRIDPAWTLGLSASRTERAPSAEEMFANGPHAGTQAFEIGDVSLKTERSTSVEAILRGGGKGYSIEASVYHSWFGNFIYEDPTGAIEDGLPVYQMRQAPARYYGFELQGAMTLAEIGAWRLAADAMGDAVKATISGVGPAPRIPPLRVLGGVTLSDPRWDLRGEVEHVTAQNRIAAQETPTAAYTLVNAEFGFKPGGKDGRVSFTLGARNLFNVDARRAASFLKDYAPLAGRDIRLSVRLTV from the coding sequence ATGAAACTGACGCGCATCACCCCCGTCTGCGCACTTGCGGCAATCGCGGCCGCGCTGGCCGCGCCTGCGCCCGTGCTTGCGGCCTCCAATACCGTTGCCGATGATGCCGGGGCCGAGCAAGACGCCATCCACAGCGGCCCGCCCGCCGAGATCGTCGTCTCAGGCGTGCTGCCTCGCAGCCAGCAGGATATCCTCTCGGGCGTGGCGGTGCTGAAAGGCGCGCATCTTGATCAGGCCCTGCGCTCCTCCATCGGCGAAACGCTGGCCCATACGCCGGGCGTGACGGCCACATCCTTCGGCCCTACCGCCTCGCGCCCGGTGCTGCGCGGGATGCAGGGCGAGCGGGTGCGCGTGCTGGTTGACGGCATCGGCTCGATCGACGTGTCGAACACCAGCGCCGACCATGCCCCGGCGGTCAACCCGCTGCTGGCCGAACGGATCGAGGTGCTGCGCGGGCCGCAGGCGCTGCTCTATGGCTCGGCGGCGGTGGGCGGCGTGGTCAATGTGATCGACCGCCGCATCCCGACCGAGGTGCCCAAGGAGCCGATCCACATTGGCGCGCTGGCCTCCTATGGTTCGGCGGCGAATGAAAAGTCCCTCGCGGGCACGGTGGATGTGCCGCTGGGCGGGGGCTGGGTGGCCCATGCCGATGGCAGCCGGGCGGTGTCCGATGATATGAAGATCGGCGGCTATGTGCTGACCCCGGCGCTGCGCGCGCAGGCGCTGGCCACGGCGGCGAGCGGCGCGGGCGATCCCGATATTGATTACACCGCCAACGCCAATGCGCGCGGACGGCTGGCCAATACGGCGGCCAAGAGCTGGGATGCGGGCGCGGGGCTGGCCTATATCGGCGCGCAGGGCAGCATCGGCGTCGCCTACAGCCACAAGGACAGCCTCTATGGCGTCCCCAGCCGTTTGGCCACCGCGCCCGATCAGGAGCAGGAAAGCCCGCGCATCAAGTTGCAGCAGGACCGCTGGGACGCGCGCGCGGAAATCCGCCCCGCAGGCGGCGCGATCGACAAGATCGCCGCCCGCTTTGGCTATGCCGCCTATCAGCATGCCGAACTGGCGCCCGATGGTTCGGTCGGCACGCGATTCTTCAACCATGGCATCGAGGGCCGTCTTGAAGTCACCCAGTCCAAGCTGGGTGGCTGGCAGGGGGCGAGCGGGGTTCAATATGTCTCGCGCGATTTCAACGTGATCGGCGACGAGGCGTTCCTCCCGCGCAACAGCACCCAGCAACTGGGCCTCTTTACGCTACAAAGCTTTGACGCGGGCGCGGTGAAGTTTGAGGCGGGCGGGCGTTACGAGCATTCCAAGCTGAGTTCGATGCCATTGCCCGACCAGCCGCAATTCTGGGGCGGATCGCGCAGCTTCGACACCTTTTCCTTCTCGGGCGGGGCAACATGGCGGATTGATCCGGCCTGGACGCTGGGCCTGTCGGCGTCGCGCACCGAACGCGCGCCCTCGGCCGAGGAAATGTTTGCCAATGGGCCGCATGCAGGCACGCAGGCGTTTGAAATCGGCGATGTGAGCCTGAAGACCGAACGCTCAACCAGCGTCGAGGCGATTCTGCGCGGCGGCGGCAAGGGCTATTCGATCGAGGCCTCGGTCTATCACAGCTGGTTCGGCAATTTCATCTATGAAGACCCTACCGGGGCCATCGAGGATGGCCTGCCGGTCTATCAGATGCGTCAGGCCCCGGCGCGCTATTACGGCTTCGAACTGCAAGGCGCGATGACGCTGGCGGAAATCGGCGCTTGGCGTTTGGCAGCAGATGCCATGGGCGATGCGGTCAAGGCGACGATTTCGGGCGTGGGTCCGGCCCCGCGCATTCCGCCCCTGCGCGTGCTGGGCGGCGTCACGCTGAGCGATCCGCGCTGGGATCTGCGCGGCGAGGTCGAGCATGTGACGGCGCAGAACCGCATTGCCGCGCAGGAAACGCCGACGGCGGCCTATACGCTGGTCAATGCCGAGTTCGGGTTCAAACCGGGCGGCAAGGACGGTCGGGTGTCCTTTACGCTGGGCGCGCGCAATCTGTTCAATGTGGATGCGCGCCGCGCGGCCAGCTTCCTGAAAGATTACGCGCCGCTGGCCGGGCGCGACATTCGTCTTTCGGTGCGACTCACGGTTTGA
- a CDS encoding M20/M25/M40 family metallo-hydrolase, with protein sequence MKHGRQLLAGVAALAGVMAGGLMATAAAAQEAPLRPDQAAFRALYKELVETDSSITTGSCTLLADKVEKHLRAAGYGDADITRFAVPDHPKEGGIVVILPGTSKTLKPILLLGHLDVVVAKREDWTRDPYTLIEEGGYFYGRGTSDMKAMDAIWIDMMARMKKEGVKNKRTLKLALTCGEETSWAFNGAQYLANNKRDLIDAEFALNEGGGGRTDGKGKVIVQNLHVGEKTVVNYRIEATNPGGHSSIPIPDNAIYELSDALVKLRAFDFPLMLNDTTKAFFTKAGPARGGDMGKAMVTIAAAPIGSPESKAAEAILNTDRSYHSMLRTTCVATLLDGGHANNALPQRAGANVNCRIFPGVAAEEVRATLEKVIADPKMTVKQVDDRGPLAKSPPLTPFIVGPAERLVAKYYPGVPLVPVMSTGATDGIYLEAVGIPSYGPPGLYGDPDGNGAHGLNERAIVKAVYTGREFLNELVKEYANK encoded by the coding sequence ATGAAGCATGGCAGGCAGTTGTTGGCCGGAGTTGCGGCTCTGGCGGGGGTGATGGCGGGCGGGCTTATGGCCACCGCCGCGGCCGCTCAGGAGGCGCCCCTGCGCCCCGATCAGGCCGCCTTCCGCGCGCTCTACAAGGAGTTGGTGGAGACGGACAGTTCGATCACCACCGGCTCCTGCACACTGCTGGCCGACAAGGTGGAGAAGCATCTGCGCGCCGCCGGTTATGGTGATGCGGATATCACCCGCTTTGCCGTGCCCGATCATCCCAAGGAGGGCGGCATCGTGGTGATCCTGCCGGGCACGTCCAAGACCTTGAAGCCCATCCTGCTGCTCGGTCATCTCGACGTGGTGGTGGCCAAACGCGAGGACTGGACCCGCGATCCTTACACTTTGATCGAGGAGGGCGGCTATTTTTATGGGCGCGGGACCTCGGACATGAAGGCGATGGACGCCATCTGGATCGACATGATGGCGCGGATGAAAAAGGAAGGCGTCAAGAACAAGCGGACGCTGAAACTGGCGCTGACCTGCGGCGAGGAAACGAGCTGGGCGTTCAATGGCGCGCAATATCTGGCCAATAACAAGCGCGATCTGATCGACGCCGAATTCGCGCTGAACGAGGGCGGCGGCGGGCGCACCGACGGAAAGGGCAAGGTTATTGTCCAGAACCTGCATGTCGGCGAAAAGACGGTGGTGAATTACCGCATCGAGGCGACCAATCCGGGCGGCCATTCCTCGATTCCGATCCCGGACAATGCGATCTATGAATTGTCGGACGCGCTGGTCAAATTGCGCGCCTTCGATTTTCCGCTGATGCTGAATGACACCACCAAGGCGTTCTTCACCAAGGCTGGCCCGGCGCGCGGCGGCGATATGGGCAAGGCGATGGTGACCATTGCCGCCGCCCCCATCGGCAGCCCCGAATCCAAGGCCGCCGAAGCGATCCTCAACACCGACCGCTCCTATCACTCGATGCTGCGGACGACTTGCGTGGCCACGCTGCTGGATGGCGGCCATGCCAACAATGCGCTGCCCCAGCGGGCCGGGGCCAATGTCAATTGCCGCATCTTCCCCGGCGTGGCCGCCGAAGAGGTGCGCGCCACGCTGGAAAAGGTGATCGCCGATCCGAAGATGACCGTAAAGCAGGTCGATGATCGCGGCCCGCTGGCCAAATCGCCGCCGCTCACGCCCTTTATCGTCGGCCCGGCGGAACGCCTGGTGGCCAAATATTATCCCGGCGTGCCGCTGGTGCCGGTGATGTCGACGGGCGCCACCGATGGCATCTATCTCGAAGCGGTGGGGATTCCCTCTTACGGTCCTCCCGGCCTTTATGGCGATCCAGACGGCAATGGTGCGCATGGCTTGAACGAACGCGCGATTGTGAAGGCGGTCTATACGGGCCGCGAATTCCTGAACGAATTGGTGAAGGAATACGCCAACAAGTGA
- the gyrB gene encoding DNA topoisomerase (ATP-hydrolyzing) subunit B, with protein sequence MSTENSNNSQPSTGQQPNTNAYGADSIKVLKGLDAVRKRPGMYIGDTDDGSGLHHMVFEVSDNAIDEALAGHCDLVLIELNPDGSVSVEDNGRGIPTGLHPEEGVSAAEVIMTQLHAGGKFENTSDDNAYKVSGGLHGVGVSVVNALSEWLELTIWREGMEHWMRFRHGDAENPLIVKGDAPIYESGTRKGQKKNGTRVTFLASDETFKNVTVYDFDKLEHRYRELAFLNSGVRILLRDLRGEEVKEHDLYYEGGIAAFVRYLDRNKMALIPEPIAITADKDGIGIDVALQWNDSYYENVLCFTNNIPQRDGGTHLAAFRAALTRTLNNYAERSGMLKKEKVSLSGEDMREGLTAIVSVKLPDPKFSSQTKDKLVSSEVRQPLEALMADKMTQWLEENPAHAKSIIQKVIDAAAAREAAKRARELTRRKGVMDIASLPGKLADCQERDPSKCELFLVEGDSAGGSAKQGRDRHYQAILPLKGKILNVERARFDRIISSKEVGTLIQAMGTGIRDEFNLEKLRYHKIVIMTDADVDGAHIRTLLLTFFHRQMPDIIRAGHLFIAQPPLYKVAKGRSEVYLKDNAALDRYLVEAGLSGRMLETGTGARSGRDLEDLVDHALRLRNLMAFVPRRYNPAVIEAMALAGSLEHGLSPEDRKAALDKAAAWLGRADREAKWEAMLTEAGHVEFLRHWRGVTDYHKIEAAFLISAEARKLARLAAEQAEVYATPAKFSRSTAVTAEPEPTVEETEGEDAPVAARPVDLDGSITRPSQLLEAVLATGRKGLSIQRYKGLGEMNAEQLWETTLDPNNRALLQVKVEDADVTDEIFTRLMGDIVEPRREFIQENALNVANLDV encoded by the coding sequence ATGAGCACCGAAAATTCGAACAACAGTCAGCCGAGCACCGGGCAGCAGCCCAACACCAACGCCTATGGCGCAGACTCGATCAAGGTCCTCAAGGGACTGGACGCGGTGCGCAAGCGCCCCGGCATGTATATCGGCGACACCGATGATGGGTCGGGCCTGCACCACATGGTGTTCGAAGTTTCCGACAATGCCATCGACGAGGCGCTGGCCGGGCATTGCGATCTGGTGCTGATCGAGCTGAACCCGGACGGTTCGGTTTCGGTCGAAGATAACGGGCGCGGCATCCCCACCGGGCTGCACCCGGAAGAAGGCGTTTCGGCGGCCGAGGTCATCATGACCCAGCTCCACGCGGGCGGCAAGTTCGAGAACACCAGCGACGACAACGCCTACAAGGTGTCGGGCGGCCTGCACGGCGTGGGCGTTTCGGTGGTCAATGCGCTGTCGGAATGGCTCGAACTGACCATCTGGCGCGAGGGGATGGAGCATTGGATGCGCTTCCGCCATGGCGACGCGGAAAATCCGCTGATCGTCAAAGGTGATGCGCCGATCTATGAATCCGGCACCCGCAAGGGCCAGAAGAAGAACGGCACGCGTGTGACCTTCCTCGCCTCTGACGAGACGTTCAAGAACGTCACGGTCTATGACTTTGACAAGCTGGAGCATCGCTACCGCGAGCTCGCTTTCCTGAACTCTGGCGTGCGCATCCTGCTGCGCGATCTGCGCGGCGAGGAGGTGAAGGAACACGACCTCTATTACGAAGGCGGCATCGCGGCTTTCGTGCGCTATCTGGATCGCAACAAGATGGCGCTGATCCCCGAACCCATCGCCATCACGGCGGACAAGGACGGGATCGGCATCGACGTGGCGTTGCAGTGGAACGATTCCTATTACGAAAACGTCCTGTGCTTCACCAACAATATCCCCCAGCGCGACGGCGGCACGCACCTTGCCGCCTTCCGCGCCGCGCTGACGCGCACGCTCAACAATTATGCCGAGCGTTCGGGGATGCTGAAGAAGGAAAAGGTCTCGCTTTCGGGTGAGGATATGCGCGAGGGCCTGACCGCCATCGTTTCGGTCAAGCTGCCCGATCCCAAGTTCTCGTCCCAGACCAAGGACAAGCTGGTTTCCTCCGAAGTGCGTCAGCCTTTGGAAGCGCTGATGGCCGACAAGATGACGCAGTGGCTGGAGGAAAACCCGGCCCATGCCAAGTCGATCATCCAGAAGGTGATCGATGCCGCCGCCGCGCGTGAGGCCGCCAAGCGCGCCCGCGAACTGACCCGCCGCAAGGGGGTGATGGACATCGCCAGCCTGCCCGGCAAGCTGGCCGATTGTCAGGAACGCGATCCGTCCAAGTGCGAACTCTTCCTGGTCGAAGGTGACTCGGCAGGCGGATCGGCCAAGCAGGGCCGCGACCGCCATTATCAGGCGATCCTGCCTTTGAAGGGCAAGATCCTGAACGTCGAACGCGCGCGCTTTGACCGGATCATTTCGTCCAAGGAAGTCGGCACCCTCATTCAGGCGATGGGCACCGGCATCCGTGATGAATTCAATCTGGAAAAGCTGCGCTATCACAAGATCGTCATCATGACCGACGCCGACGTCGACGGCGCGCATATCCGCACGCTGCTGCTGACCTTCTTCCACCGCCAGATGCCCGACATCATCCGCGCGGGCCATCTCTTCATCGCCCAGCCGCCTTTGTATAAGGTCGCCAAGGGGCGGTCCGAGGTTTACCTCAAGGACAATGCCGCGCTCGACCGCTATCTGGTCGAGGCGGGCCTGTCCGGGCGGATGCTGGAAACCGGCACGGGCGCGCGCTCGGGCCGCGATCTGGAGGATCTGGTCGATCATGCGCTGCGCCTGCGCAATCTGATGGCCTTTGTGCCCCGCCGCTATAACCCCGCCGTGATCGAGGCGATGGCGCTGGCCGGCTCGCTCGAACATGGGCTCAGCCCCGAGGACCGCAAGGCGGCGCTCGACAAGGCCGCCGCATGGCTGGGCCGCGCCGACCGCGAGGCCAAGTGGGAAGCGATGCTGACCGAGGCGGGCCATGTCGAATTCCTGCGCCACTGGCGCGGCGTCACCGACTATCACAAGATCGAGGCCGCCTTCCTGATCAGCGCCGAGGCGCGCAAACTGGCCCGTCTGGCCGCGGAACAGGCCGAGGTTTACGCCACGCCGGCCAAGTTCAGCCGCTCCACCGCCGTGACCGCCGAACCCGAACCGACGGTCGAGGAAACCGAGGGCGAGGACGCCCCCGTCGCTGCCCGCCCGGTCGATCTGGACGGCTCGATCACCCGCCCCTCGCAATTGCTCGAAGCGGTGCTGGCCACCGGGCGAAAGGGCCTCTCGATCCAGCGCTACAAAGGCCTTGGCGAGATGAACGCGGAACAGCTCTGGGAAACCACCCTCGACCCCAACAACCGCGCCCTGCTGCAGGTCAAGGTCGAGGACGCCGACGTGACCGACGAAATCTTCACCCGCCTGATGGGCGATATCGTCGAGCCGCGCCGCGAATTCATTCAGGAAAACGCTTTGAACGTGGCCAATCTCGATGTCTGA